The following proteins come from a genomic window of Bactrocera tryoni isolate S06 chromosome 1, CSIRO_BtryS06_freeze2, whole genome shotgun sequence:
- the LOC120777187 gene encoding lysosomal acid glucosylceramidase-like codes for MNYIKSRRSVKMIYKIFFLLVLSFNYDIFTANASSDCTPRRTKYGLVCVCTVDHCDYLENPQPSSNELVVISSSKEGLRFAVSKLSFGEINTKTNTETSLNESNVDFENSAVIVDSRQTFAQLLIDTGELLTSRFTANNPLKLRVNRSVEYQKITGFGGAFTGTVSHLLGQLDQKLQDHIYKSYYHKDGIGFNMLRTPIGGCDFDLAPWAYNEEPRDDPKLSNFQKLDPRDEIKVQQMERLKSASDLENLKIMAVAWSSPTWMKTNGQWSGIGLLKTEYYQAWADYHLRFIELMDAKNMPIWAISTGNEPLNGIAFFFFVHFMSLGWIPRNQAVWLNDFLGPTIRKSKFKNVLIFGNDDQRYSYPSWFIQMNRTRPGVLNYLDGLAVHWYWDEMFAPNLVDLTVAQLPGKIVLNTESSIGDKPWQTHGPELGSWERGEQYARDILHNLQHSYNGWIDWNIVLDEQGGPNYVNNYVDAAVIVNATNRAEIYKQPIFYGMGHFSKFLPEGSVRIEARMLSVAVEVVAFKRPDQRIAVVLLNSESRAVDVLLTDSVRGEIKINIPAHSWHTIVYN; via the exons ATGAATTACATAAAAAGCAGACGAAGTGTGAAAatgatttataaaatattttttttattggtctTAAGTTTCAACTACGATATATTTActg CTAACGCGAGCAGTGATTGTACACCCCGCCGGACCAAGTACGGCTTAGTGTGTGTTTGCACGGTGGATCACTGCGATTATTTGGAGAATCCCCAGCCCAGCTCAAACGAGCTTGTAGTAATTTCTTCAAGCAAG GAAGGCCTACGCTTTGCTGTAAGTAAGTTAAGCTTTGGCGAaatcaatacaaaaacaaatacagaGACAAGTTTAAATGAAAGCAACGTCGATTTCGAAAATTCAGCGGTGATCGTCGATAGTCGACAAACTTTTGCACAGCTTTTGATCGATACGGGCGAAC TTTTAACTTCCAGATTTACAGCGAACAATCCACTTAAACTACGAGTAAATCGCTCAGTGGAATATCAAAAAATCACAGGCTTTGGTGGTGCATTCACCGGTACGGTTTCACATTTATTGGGACAATTGGATCAGAAGCTTCAAGATCACATTTATAA GTCATATTATCATAAGGATGGTATCGGCTTCAATATGCTACGCACCCCAATTGGTGGCTGTGATTTTGATCTTGCACCTTGGGCTTATAATGAGGAGCCTCGTGATGATCCCAAACtctcaaattttcaaaagttagaTCCCCGCGATGAAATTAAAGTCCAACAAATGGAGCGTTTAAAGTCAGCATCCGATTTGGAAAACTTAAAAATCATGGCTGTGGCTTGGAGTTCGCCAACTTGGATGAAGACAAACGGACAGTGGTCAGGCATAGGATTGTTGAAGACTGAATATTATCAGGCTTGGGCTGATTATCATCTGCG ATTTATAGAGTTAATGGATGCTAAAAATATGCCGATATGGGCCATATCAACCGGTAATGAGCCGCTTAACGGAATCGCCTTTTTCTTTTTCGTCCACTTCATGAGCCTTGGTTGGATACCAAGGAACCAG GCAGTTTGGCTGAATGACTTTCTTGGACCTACAATTcgaaaatcgaaattcaaaaatgttctGATATTCGGAAATGACGATCAACGATATTCTTACCCTTCGTGGTTTATTCAA ATGAATCGCACTCGCCCAGGTGTTCTTAACTACCTGGACGGCTTAGCGGTACATTGGTATTGGGATGAAATGTTTGCACCCAATCTAGTAGATTTAACAGTTGCGCAGTTGCCGGGCAAAATTGTGCTGAACACTGAATCCTCAATAGGAGACAAGCCATGGCAAACCCATGGACCCGAACTTGGTTCGTGGGAACGCGGTGAACAGTACGCACGTGATATCTTGCACAACCTGCAACATTCCTACAATGGCTGGATCGATTGGAATATCGTTTTAGATGAGCAAGGTGGGCCGAATTACGTGAATAATTATGTGGACGCGGCTGTGATTGTGAATGCCACAA ATCGCGCTGAGATATACAAACAGCCCATATTCTACGGCATGGGTCACTTTTCGAAATTCCTGCCCGAGGGTTCGGTGCGTATTGAGGCGAGAATGCTAAGCGTGGCTGTGGAGGTGGTTGCTTTCAAGCGGCCCGATCAACGCATCGCTGTGGTGCTGCTCAATAG CGAAAGCCGTGCCGTCGATGTGCTGCTGACTGACAGTGTGCGCGGCGAGATAAAGATCAATATACCAGCGCATTCATGGCACACGATTGTCTATAATTAA
- the LOC120777196 gene encoding lysosomal acid glucosylceramidase-like encodes MRDAQGSLKNLLALCFLAGFVALSSQVSTPCALREYPAGLVCVCNATYCDYLENPSPENENEFVIVSSSKGGLRFDTTSGTINASDFTQVVDYNESLENATQGKIVFEKAAPRTVTIQVDREKHFQNITGFGGSFTGAVSYILDNLSQDVQDHIYKSFYSPHGIGFNLMRTSIGGSDFELAPWAYNELPENDTTLSNFTQLDSRDEKRIEQIKRLKLVTNVENLRIKAAAWSPPPWMKSNNKWTGTSRLKEEYYQTWADYHLRWLELWEKAGLPIWAISTGNEPSNGVIFMFFAKFMSLGWTPRKQAVWVSDNLGPTIRSKYQDLVIFGNDDQRYTFSFWFKMMKAMRSDSVDYLTGLSVHWYWDEIFEPAFIDVARKEMPDKIMLVTESCIGDKPWQSAVPILGSWKRGEKFARNFLQNLQHDFNGWIDWNIVLDEQGGPNYVSNFVDAPSIANMTSLNEFYKQPMFYTMGHFSKFIPEGSTRIAAERTNVNVDTVAFLRPDGSVAVVIFNSGYASVNVEVRDKKQGSIKINIPQKSIHTILYN; translated from the exons ATGAGAGATGCACAAGGTTCTTTAAAGAACTTACTTGCTCTATGCTTTTTAGCTGGTTTTGTAG CACTATCAAGTCAAGTAAGCACTCCATGCGCATTGAGGGAATATCCAGCTGGTCTAGTTTGTGTTTGTAACGCCACCTATTGTGACTATTTAGAGAATCCATCACCGGAGAATGAAAATGAGTTTGTCATTGTCTCCTCTTCAaag GGCGGTCTGCGTTTTGACACCACAAGCGGTACAATCAATGCTTCCGACTTTACTCAAGTTGTTGACTACAATGAGAGTCTGGAGAATGCCACTCAAGGGAAAATTGTATTTGAGAAag CGGCGCCTCGTACGGTGACCATTCAAGTGGATCGTGAGAAGCATTTTCAAAACATCACAGGTTTCGGTGGTTCGTTTACCGGCGCCGTTAGTTATATTTTGGATAATTTGTCACAAGATGTACAAGaccatatatataa ATCATTCTACTCCCCACACGGTATTGGCTTCAATCTTATGCGCACATCAATTGGTGGTTCTGACTTTGAACTGGCCCCCTGGGCGTACAATGAACTGCCCGAAAACGATACTACCCTCAGCAATTTCACACAATTAGATTCACGTGACGAAAAGCGAATTGAACAAATTAAACGTTTGAAGCTGGTAACTAACGTGGAAAATTTGCGTATCAAAGCCGCTGCATGGAGTCCTCCACCATGGatgaaaagcaacaataaatggACTGGAACGAGTCGCTTGAAGGAAGAATACTATCAGACGTGGGCTGATTATCATTTACGTTGGCTTGAGCTTTGGGAAAAGGCCGGGCTACCCATTTGGGCCATATCGACCGGAAATGAACCATCAAACGgtgtaatttttatgttttttgcaaaatttatgagTTTAGGTTGGACCCCAAGGAAACAG GCTGTATGGGTATCTGACAATCTGGGCCCCACAATACGCTCCAAATACCAAGACTTGGTTATATTCGGAAATGATGATCAACGTTACACCTTCTCATTTTGGTTCAAAATG aTGAAAGCCATGCGCTCAGATTCTGTGGATTATCTCACAGGGCTGTCGGTGCATTGGTATTGGGATGAAATCTTCGAGCCTGCTTTCATTGACGTCGCTCGCAAGGAGATGCCAGACAAAATTATGCTTGTTACTGAATCCTGTATCGGTGATAAGCCGTGGCAGTCGGCTGTACCCATTTTGGGTTCCTGGAAACGTGGTGAGAAGTTTGCACGCAATTTTCTGCAAAATCTTCAGCATGATTTCAATGGGTGGATCGATTGGAACATAGTTTTGGATGAACAGGGTGGACCGAATTATGTGAGCAATTTTGTCGATGCTCCGTCAATTGCCAATATGACAA GCCTCAACGAGTTTTACAAACAACCAATGTTCTACACAATGGGTCATTTCTCAAAGTTCATACCGGAAGGTTCAACTCGTATTGCGGCGGAGCGTACAAATGTCAATGTTGATACAGTTGCCTTTTTAAGACCGGACGGCAGCGTCGCTGTTGTCATCTTCAATAG TGGTTACGCCAGCGTCAACGTTGAGGTTAGGGATAAGAAGCAGGGCTCAATTAAGATTAATATACCTCAGAAATCAATACATACCATTCTTtataattga